The Bacillales bacterium genome contains the following window.
CTTGCGGCGGAATGTGTTCGCGCGCCTCCGGCGAGAGCATGACACGCGGATTTTTGAACGCTTCCGCCTGTCCCGACTGCCCGAACCCGGCGAAAATGTCTGTCAGTTTGCCGAAAAACAAGTGGCTTTGAATCGTCCCGTAAATCGTAATACCGACCGTCATGCCGAATTCGCGGACAAAAGCAATCGTCGAGTTTGCCGACCCGTACTCGCTCAATTTGAATTTGTGAATGGCCGCCATGCTTAACACGGAAAAAGAAAATCCTGTTCCGAATCCAGTGATGATCATGTAAATCGTCACCAAGTATCGCGGCGTCTCTGTCGTCAACGTACTAAGCAAGGATACACCGGCGAGTAAAAACAACACAGCCATCACCATGATGTTCCTATAGCTGATTTTGTTCGCCAAGATCCCGCCGCTCACGCTTGCAGCGACCATACCTAACATCATCGGCAATAAAAGCAGTCCGGAATTGGTCGCCGTTCCTCCGAAGACGCCTTGAATGTAGATCGGAATAAATACGGTGGCGACGATGAACGGAATCGTAAACATGAGCGCCACAAGGTTCGTGACCGCGAACAGACGGTGCTTAAACATTCGGAACGAAATGATCGGTTCAGCTGCTTTTCGTTCAATGAACAGAAAGCACGTGAACAAAATCGCGAAAGCGGCGAACAAGCCGATGATGGCCGCTGAGTCCCAAGCATACGTTTTTCCGCCGAGCTCGAGCGCGAACATGAGGCTGACAACCGCGCCGACGAGCGTCGCCGCCCCCGACCAGTCGATCTTTTGCTTCGAATGTTCGTGCGACTCGTGGTAAGAAAAATGAAGCAGCGCGAGCGCAAGCAGGCCGAGCGGCAAATTGATGTAAAAGATCCAGTGCCAGCTGATATTGTCCGTGATGTAAGCGCCGAGAAGCGGGCCGAACAAGCTCGACATGCCGAAAACGGCGCCGAAAATGCCGCTCATTTGGCCGCGTTTTTCGGCCGGATAGACGTCAAAGATGATCGCGAACGCGATCGGCATGAGTGCGCCGCCTCCGATGCCTTGAATCGCTCGGTAAATGCTGAGCTGCGTAATGCTTTCAGCCGTTCCGCTCAAGATCGAGCCGAGCAAAAAGACAGCGATGCCAAACAGGAAGAACTTTTTCCGGCCGTACATATCAGACAGTTTTCCAAAAATCGGCATGCCCGCCATCTCAGCGACTAAATACGCTGAGGTCACCCATACGAATTTATCGAGACCGCCGAGGTCGGCGACAATCGTGCCCATCGCAGTAGCCACGATCGTTTGATCCATTGCAGCAATGAAGATGC
Protein-coding sequences here:
- a CDS encoding MDR family MFS transporter, which gives rise to MTKKENHLKLVMAGLMLGIFIAAMDQTIVATAMGTIVADLGGLDKFVWVTSAYLVAEMAGMPIFGKLSDMYGRKKFFLFGIAVFLLGSILSGTAESITQLSIYRAIQGIGGGALMPIAFAIIFDVYPAEKRGQMSGIFGAVFGMSSLFGPLLGAYITDNISWHWIFYINLPLGLLALALLHFSYHESHEHSKQKIDWSGAATLVGAVVSLMFALELGGKTYAWDSAAIIGLFAAFAILFTCFLFIERKAAEPIISFRMFKHRLFAVTNLVALMFTIPFIVATVFIPIYIQGVFGGTATNSGLLLLPMMLGMVAASVSGGILANKISYRNIMVMAVLFLLAGVSLLSTLTTETPRYLVTIYMIITGFGTGFSFSVLSMAAIHKFKLSEYGSANSTIAFVREFGMTVGITIYGTIQSHLFFGKLTDIFAGFGQSGQAEAFKNPRVMLSPEAREHIPPQVLEQMTTALSSTIAKTFMWSLIPAVIAFACIWFMGGESLGEKMKQMRAEQAEKRKQVVGQPQPGKLQ